One stretch of Zingiber officinale cultivar Zhangliang chromosome 6B, Zo_v1.1, whole genome shotgun sequence DNA includes these proteins:
- the LOC121989448 gene encoding thioredoxin-like 1-2, chloroplastic, translating into MAQVLSQRSFLSPCGGRRPFSCSLARRKSPGFVMLRRVSSLRIDTLRLVSRSGGFHVRRLHVGSPRRKTSRGFLSAISVQMTLSFGKSQKWWEKGLQPNMKEIESAHDLANSLLNAGDKLVIVDFFSPGCGGCRALYPKICQIAEMNPNVQFLQINYEKHKSMCYTLNVHVLPFFRFYRGAQGRLCSFSCTNATIKKFKDALTMHSTDWCSLGPAKGLDESELLALAANKDLSFSFTKNPVPVPNPDENSTNPNIIVPTVNGGIEDSEEEARLATAER; encoded by the exons ATGGCGCAGGTATTGTCTCAGAGGAGCTTCCTTTCGCCGTGCGGCGGCCGCCGTCCATTTTCGTGTTCTTTGGCGAGGAGGAAAAGCCCGGGCTTCGTGATGCTTCGCCGAGTTTCTTCTCTAAGGATCGATACCTTGAGGTTGGTTTCTCGTAGCGGTGGTTTCCATGTGCGGAGACTTCATGTTGGGTCTCCGCGGCGGAAGACCTCTCGGGGTTTCCTCTCTGCGATTTCTGTGCAG ATGACTCTTTCCTTCGGGAAATCTCAGAAATGGTGGGAAAAGGGTCTCCAACCAAACATGAAGGAGATCGAGTCGGCTCACGATCTTGCCAACTCCTTATTGAACGCAGGCGACAAACTTGTCATCGTAGATTTCTTCTCCCCTGGATGCGGAGGCTGCAGGGCCCTTTATCCAAAG ATCTGTCAGATTGCAGAGATGAATCCTAACGTCCAATTTCTTCAAATAAACTACGAGAAGCACAAGTCCATGTGCTACACCTTGAATGTCCATGTCCTCCCCTTCTTTAGGTTTTACCGTGGAGCACAGGGTCGACTCTGCAGCTTTAGCTGCACCAATGCAACT ATTAAGAAGTTTAAAGATGCATTGACCATGCACAGCACGGATTGGTGCAGTCTTGGGCCAGCAAAGGGTTTGGACGAATCAGAACTACTGGCTCTGGCTGCAAACAAGGATCTCTCCTTCAGTTTCACTAAAAATCCAGTTCCTGTTCCAAATCCTGATGAAAATTCTACAAACCCTAATATTATTGTGCCCACAGTCAATGGAGGCATTGAAGACTCTGAAGAGGAGGCCCGACTTGCCACGGCAGAGAGATGA